The following proteins are encoded in a genomic region of Coffea eugenioides isolate CCC68of chromosome 6, Ceug_1.0, whole genome shotgun sequence:
- the LOC113773396 gene encoding uncharacterized protein LOC113773396 isoform X2: protein MRSCLVILLFFSVVSVSCDLLPSRIYHCTTKIFLIVHDHQLVCISEAARHGPEDYWKKIMQDEQMPKALTDLFHEDSSRSDDHHHRRHSDINVQKQPETLNMKRFLTNFDTAPNLIIYQNKVVIH from the exons ATGAGGTCTTGCTTAGTgatcctcctcttcttctcAGTTGTTTCG GTTTCTTGTGATTTGTTACCCTCAAGAATCTACCACTGCACTACTAAGATCTTCTTAATTGTACATGATCATCAGCTTGTGTGTATTAGCGAGGCAGCAAGACACGGACCAGAGGATTACTGGAAGAAGATCATGCAAGATGAACAGATGCCTAAAGCACTCACAGACCTCTTCCATGAAGATTCATCAAGATCAGATGATCATCATCATCGCCGCCACTCCGATATCAACGTCCAGAAGCAGCCTGAGACTTTGAACATGAAGCGTTTCCTCACAAACTTTGATACGGCTCCCAATCTCATAATCTATCAAAACAAGGTTGTCATCCATTGA
- the LOC113773396 gene encoding uncharacterized protein LOC113773396 isoform X1 — MRSCLVILLFFSVVSCDQVSCDLLPSRIYHCTTKIFLIVHDHQLVCISEAARHGPEDYWKKIMQDEQMPKALTDLFHEDSSRSDDHHHRRHSDINVQKQPETLNMKRFLTNFDTAPNLIIYQNKVVIH; from the exons ATGAGGTCTTGCTTAGTgatcctcctcttcttctcAGTTGTTTCG TGTGATCAGGTTTCTTGTGATTTGTTACCCTCAAGAATCTACCACTGCACTACTAAGATCTTCTTAATTGTACATGATCATCAGCTTGTGTGTATTAGCGAGGCAGCAAGACACGGACCAGAGGATTACTGGAAGAAGATCATGCAAGATGAACAGATGCCTAAAGCACTCACAGACCTCTTCCATGAAGATTCATCAAGATCAGATGATCATCATCATCGCCGCCACTCCGATATCAACGTCCAGAAGCAGCCTGAGACTTTGAACATGAAGCGTTTCCTCACAAACTTTGATACGGCTCCCAATCTCATAATCTATCAAAACAAGGTTGTCATCCATTGA
- the LOC113773396 gene encoding uncharacterized protein LOC113773396 isoform X3, translating into MRSCLVILLFFSVVSLVCISEAARHGPEDYWKKIMQDEQMPKALTDLFHEDSSRSDDHHHRRHSDINVQKQPETLNMKRFLTNFDTAPNLIIYQNKVVIH; encoded by the exons ATGAGGTCTTGCTTAGTgatcctcctcttcttctcAGTTGTTTCG CTTGTGTGTATTAGCGAGGCAGCAAGACACGGACCAGAGGATTACTGGAAGAAGATCATGCAAGATGAACAGATGCCTAAAGCACTCACAGACCTCTTCCATGAAGATTCATCAAGATCAGATGATCATCATCATCGCCGCCACTCCGATATCAACGTCCAGAAGCAGCCTGAGACTTTGAACATGAAGCGTTTCCTCACAAACTTTGATACGGCTCCCAATCTCATAATCTATCAAAACAAGGTTGTCATCCATTGA